Proteins encoded by one window of Lutibacter sp. A64:
- a CDS encoding dipeptide epimerase: MQLTLKPYNLKLRHTFTISRESYNIQPSLIVELKDGDFTGYGEATSNPYYNITIEKMIEDLTTLKPLIEESSNLTPEIFWNTMYPNLKHDMFALCGLDLAFNDLFAQKKGKKLYELWNYTTDNNPLTDYTIGIDSIEKMVAKMKEVPWPIYKIKLGTKEDIQIIEELRKHSNAIFRVDANCGWSVKETINNSYKLKELGVEFIEQPLKADEWDDHKEVFTKSVLPIIADESCQIEEDVLKCHNHFHGVNVKLVKCGGLTSAKRMLLNAKKLNMKTMVGCMTESSVGISAIAHLLPLLDYVDMDGAMLLAEDIATGITIKDGIITYSDLNGTGITLVK; encoded by the coding sequence ATGCAATTAACTCTAAAACCTTACAATTTAAAATTACGCCATACTTTTACTATTTCAAGAGAATCTTACAATATCCAACCAAGTCTTATAGTTGAATTAAAAGATGGCGATTTTACCGGTTATGGTGAAGCTACTTCAAATCCATATTACAATATTACTATTGAAAAAATGATTGAAGATTTGACCACTTTAAAACCTTTAATTGAAGAAAGCTCAAATTTAACTCCTGAAATCTTTTGGAATACAATGTACCCGAATTTAAAACATGATATGTTTGCTTTATGTGGATTAGATTTGGCTTTTAACGATCTATTTGCACAAAAAAAAGGAAAAAAATTATATGAATTATGGAACTATACAACCGATAATAATCCGTTAACCGATTATACTATTGGTATTGATTCCATTGAAAAAATGGTAGCCAAAATGAAAGAAGTTCCTTGGCCTATCTATAAAATAAAACTCGGCACAAAAGAAGATATTCAAATAATTGAAGAGTTAAGAAAACATTCAAATGCAATTTTTAGAGTAGATGCAAACTGCGGCTGGTCGGTTAAAGAAACCATAAATAACTCCTATAAATTAAAAGAACTTGGTGTTGAATTTATTGAACAACCTCTAAAAGCTGATGAATGGGACGACCATAAAGAAGTTTTTACAAAATCTGTTTTACCTATAATAGCAGATGAAAGTTGCCAAATTGAAGAAGATGTTTTAAAATGCCACAATCATTTCCATGGTGTAAATGTAAAATTAGTAAAATGTGGTGGCTTAACTTCAGCCAAAAGAATGCTTTTAAATGCAAAAAAATTAAATATGAAAACAATGGTAGGTTGTATGACAGAATCTTCCGTTGGAATTTCAGCAATTGCACATTTATTACCACTTTTAGATTATGTAGATATGGATGGCGCAATGTTATTAGCGGAAGATATTGCTACAGGAATTACCATTAAAGATGGCATTATTACATACAGCGATTTAAACGGAACAGGAATTACTTTAGTTAAATAA
- a CDS encoding aminotransferase class I/II-fold pyridoxal phosphate-dependent enzyme produces the protein MTINEFPSREITVNDKQYLYFGGTSYLGMASNKEFQTTIFEGLKKWGTFYGSSRSANIKLAIYNEAESYFSKFLEAEASLTISSGTLAGKMVVDYLSKSTKKFFHYPKTHPAVLHPNSLPLFLNGNINPLLQNNIAEDIVITTDAILALETTPTSFDFLDAITPQKNTTLVVDESHSLGIIGTDGKGVFSSIKSDKIHRKILISSLGKALGLSGGIIASDKNFVDAIRNQTLFVSSSGANPAYLEAFLKSKQLYKKQRTLLFNNLDFLASILKQNESFYFNKNYPVIYSTSDILHEKLLKNNIIIARFKYPTYENFMNRIVITANHTKSDLEKLAKTIN, from the coding sequence ATGACAATTAACGAATTTCCAAGCAGAGAAATTACCGTAAACGATAAGCAATATTTGTATTTTGGAGGTACTTCATACCTTGGAATGGCTTCAAATAAAGAATTTCAAACCACTATTTTTGAAGGTTTAAAAAAATGGGGAACCTTTTACGGAAGCTCTAGAAGCGCAAATATAAAACTCGCTATTTATAATGAAGCCGAAAGTTATTTTTCAAAATTTTTAGAAGCTGAAGCTAGCCTAACAATATCTTCGGGAACTTTAGCTGGTAAAATGGTTGTTGATTATTTATCAAAAAGTACTAAAAAATTCTTTCATTATCCAAAAACACATCCTGCAGTATTACACCCAAATAGTTTGCCCTTATTTTTAAACGGAAACATAAATCCGCTATTACAAAATAATATTGCTGAAGACATTGTAATTACAACAGATGCCATTTTAGCCCTGGAAACAACTCCTACATCATTCGATTTTTTAGATGCAATTACACCTCAAAAAAACACGACTTTAGTTGTTGATGAATCACATAGTTTAGGTATTATTGGCACTGATGGAAAAGGCGTATTCTCATCAATAAAATCTGATAAAATACATCGGAAAATTTTAATTTCATCACTTGGAAAAGCCTTAGGACTTTCTGGTGGTATTATTGCTTCAGATAAGAATTTTGTAGATGCAATTAGAAATCAGACACTATTTGTTTCATCATCTGGAGCAAATCCAGCTTATTTAGAAGCTTTTCTTAAAAGTAAGCAACTTTATAAAAAACAAAGAACATTACTTTTTAATAATTTAGATTTTTTAGCAAGTATTTTAAAACAAAATGAAAGCTTTTATTTCAATAAAAATTACCCTGTAATTTATTCTACAAGCGATATTTTACATGAAAAACTATTGAAAAACAACATTATTATTGCTCGTTTTAAATATCCTACTTATGAAAACTTTATGAATAGAATTGTTATTACTGCTAATCATACTAAAAGTGATTTAGAAAAATTAGCGAAAACAATAAATTAA
- a CDS encoding IS256 family transposase, translated as MKKEDLLNDDFLKQFKNGEELHSFLSALQKRGIEKILEGELDSHLDYEKHQKSLTDNTRNGYSNKKIQTSYGESKINVPRDRDASFNPMLIPKRKSMVDGLENIIVSLYAKGMSNSDIESQINELYNFNVSTSTISRITDRITDDIIAWQNRPLESIYLIVWMDGIVFKVRENSKVINKTIYISVGLRRDGKKEVLGLWLGKNESAAFWMSVLTDIKARGVQDILITATDNLNGFTDTIKNVFSESKTQICVVHQIRNACRYVVWKDKKEFTNDMKQIYGAPTKQAARAALKDFSDKWSHKYSYAIKSWEENWEELTVFFEFPLEIRKIIYTTNLIENLNGKIRKYTKNKLSFPTDEAVMKSVFLAVREATKKWSMPIHNWGIILNQFLTIFEKRVQI; from the coding sequence ATGAAAAAAGAAGATTTATTAAACGATGATTTTTTAAAGCAATTTAAAAATGGAGAAGAGCTTCATAGCTTTTTAAGTGCCTTACAAAAACGAGGTATTGAAAAAATCCTAGAAGGCGAATTAGATAGTCATTTAGACTACGAAAAACACCAAAAGTCCTTAACCGATAATACTCGCAACGGATATTCAAATAAGAAGATTCAAACCAGTTATGGTGAATCAAAAATTAATGTACCTCGCGACCGAGACGCCTCCTTTAATCCAATGCTTATTCCTAAAAGGAAAAGTATGGTTGATGGTCTTGAAAACATTATAGTATCTTTATATGCCAAAGGAATGAGCAACAGCGATATTGAGTCTCAAATAAATGAATTGTATAATTTTAATGTTTCTACATCCACTATTTCAAGAATTACAGACCGTATTACAGATGATATAATCGCTTGGCAAAACCGACCATTAGAGTCCATTTATCTAATTGTTTGGATGGATGGCATTGTTTTTAAGGTTCGTGAGAACTCAAAAGTGATTAACAAAACAATCTACATATCAGTAGGTTTGCGTAGAGATGGCAAAAAGGAAGTATTAGGTCTTTGGCTTGGAAAGAATGAATCGGCAGCCTTTTGGATGAGTGTTTTAACAGATATAAAAGCACGTGGAGTTCAAGATATTTTAATTACAGCAACTGATAACCTGAACGGATTTACCGATACTATTAAAAATGTATTCTCTGAATCTAAAACACAAATTTGCGTTGTGCATCAAATCAGAAATGCTTGTAGATATGTGGTTTGGAAAGATAAAAAGGAGTTTACAAATGATATGAAGCAAATTTACGGAGCACCTACCAAACAAGCTGCACGTGCGGCTCTAAAAGATTTTTCAGACAAATGGAGTCATAAATATTCTTACGCTATAAAAAGCTGGGAGGAAAACTGGGAAGAACTTACTGTTTTCTTTGAGTTTCCTCTAGAAATTAGAAAAATTATTTACACCACTAATCTTATTGAAAATTTAAATGGAAAAATAAGAAAATACACTAAAAATAAACTCTCATTCCCAACAGATGAAGCCGTAATGAAATCTGTTTTTTTAGCTGTAAGAGAGGCAACAAAAAAATGGTCGATGCCAATTCATAACTGGGGGATAATTCTTAACCAATTTTTGACTATATTTGAAAAAAGGGTTCAGATTTAA
- a CDS encoding S66 peptidase family protein, translated as MKQLSYCILFVFFIHISCNTTEQTTEKSSKTTMSKNLIKPPYLKKGDTVAILSPAGILKNKQAQIEQAKKLLKSWGLNAVLGENIFNQNNQFAGTDEERTSDFQKALDNKNIKAIWCSRGGYGSVRVLDKLDYSTFIKHPKWVIGYSDITAFHNQIHNLGFETIHGMMGISLNKDLKYLEENKNSLKKALFGNQLSYTIESSNYNILGEATGQLVGGNLTLLHTMLGSKTSINTSGKILFIEEIGEYPYHIDRMLQSLKRAGYFENCKGIVVGDFSNIKKNSTPWGSSIEELILNVVKEYNFPILFNFPAGHEEKNVALILGRTVELNIKKDASTLIFK; from the coding sequence ATGAAACAACTATCATATTGTATTTTATTTGTCTTTTTTATACATATTAGCTGTAACACTACCGAGCAAACAACTGAAAAATCTAGCAAAACAACCATGTCTAAAAATTTAATAAAACCTCCATACCTTAAAAAAGGTGATACTGTTGCTATTCTTTCACCTGCAGGTATTTTAAAGAACAAGCAAGCCCAAATTGAACAAGCTAAAAAACTATTAAAAAGTTGGGGACTAAATGCTGTTTTAGGTGAAAACATCTTCAACCAAAACAATCAATTTGCTGGTACAGATGAAGAACGTACTTCAGATTTTCAAAAAGCTTTAGACAATAAAAACATTAAAGCAATTTGGTGCTCTAGAGGTGGTTATGGTTCTGTAAGAGTTTTAGATAAATTAGATTACAGCACTTTTATTAAGCACCCAAAATGGGTTATTGGCTATTCAGATATTACTGCTTTTCACAATCAAATTCATAATTTAGGTTTTGAAACCATACATGGTATGATGGGAATTAGTTTAAATAAAGACCTTAAATATTTAGAAGAAAATAAAAATTCGTTAAAAAAGGCACTCTTTGGCAATCAGCTTTCTTATACTATAGAAAGCTCTAATTACAATATATTAGGAGAAGCAACTGGACAACTTGTAGGTGGAAACTTAACACTTTTACACACAATGTTAGGTTCTAAAACCAGTATTAACACCAGTGGTAAAATCCTATTTATTGAAGAAATTGGAGAATATCCTTACCATATAGACCGTATGCTGCAAAGTCTAAAACGCGCTGGTTATTTTGAAAATTGCAAAGGTATAGTTGTTGGCGATTTTAGCAATATTAAAAAAAATAGCACACCCTGGGGATCTTCAATTGAAGAGCTTATTTTAAACGTTGTTAAAGAATACAATTTCCCTATACTGTTTAATTTTCCTGCCGGACACGAAGAAAAAAACGTGGCGCTTATTTTAGGAAGAACTGTAGAATTAAACATAAAAAAAGATGCATCAACTCTTATTTTTAAATAA
- a CDS encoding D-alanyl-D-alanine carboxypeptidase: MLKLKFLCLALIFILTGCKSVQVSKKISKQLNSSFFENQFVGLLVYNPESNKIVHSYNAEKYFTPASNTKIFTLYTGLHYLPNKVPSFKYTIEKDTLNVIGTGDPTFLHSYFQDSTALKMFNNYEKINLTVNNIEDKKYGPGWAWEDYDAYFSPEKSSFPMYGNVLSINYDTELKTSPEALKDSVYLKPSGFKRAYNSNRFYYQPNPNKTREIPMVIDSLLINNLWNTLLPNKVNITNYSPKKMEHIAYSIETDSLYKRMMHESDNFLAEQILILASSTVSDTLNSNTIRKTILENQLSDLKQQPRWVDGSGLSRYNLFTPTSFVQVLTKLHNEIPKERLFNFFPIGGELGTLKNWYGGNPTPYVYAKSGSFGNNYCLSGYLITKSNKVLIFSFMNNHFKSSTNAVRQEIQTVLELLRDNY, encoded by the coding sequence ATGTTGAAACTTAAATTTCTTTGCTTAGCGCTTATATTTATTTTAACTGGTTGTAAATCTGTTCAAGTTTCTAAAAAAATATCAAAACAACTCAATAGTTCTTTTTTTGAAAATCAGTTTGTAGGTTTATTAGTCTATAATCCTGAATCTAATAAAATTGTACACAGCTATAATGCTGAAAAATATTTTACTCCTGCAAGTAACACTAAAATATTTACCTTATATACTGGATTACACTATTTACCAAACAAAGTACCTTCATTTAAATATACCATTGAAAAAGATACTTTAAATGTTATTGGCACAGGAGACCCAACATTTTTACATTCATATTTTCAAGATAGCACCGCGCTGAAAATGTTTAATAATTATGAAAAAATAAATTTAACCGTTAATAATATAGAAGATAAAAAATATGGTCCTGGTTGGGCTTGGGAAGATTATGATGCCTATTTTAGTCCAGAAAAAAGTAGCTTTCCAATGTACGGAAATGTACTTTCTATTAATTATGACACTGAACTAAAAACTAGTCCTGAAGCTTTAAAAGATAGCGTGTATCTAAAACCATCTGGCTTTAAAAGAGCTTATAATTCTAATCGGTTTTATTACCAACCTAATCCGAACAAAACAAGAGAAATTCCAATGGTTATAGACTCTTTATTAATCAACAATTTATGGAATACTCTTTTACCAAACAAAGTTAACATTACTAATTACTCTCCAAAAAAAATGGAGCACATTGCATATAGTATAGAAACAGATTCGCTATACAAACGTATGATGCACGAAAGCGATAACTTTTTAGCTGAACAAATACTTATTTTAGCTTCTTCAACCGTATCTGACACGTTAAATTCTAACACTATAAGAAAAACCATTCTTGAAAATCAATTAAGCGATTTAAAACAACAGCCTAGATGGGTTGATGGTTCTGGATTAAGTAGGTATAATTTATTTACACCAACTTCATTTGTACAGGTTTTAACAAAACTTCATAATGAAATTCCTAAAGAACGTTTATTTAACTTTTTCCCTATTGGAGGTGAATTAGGAACTTTAAAAAACTGGTACGGAGGAAATCCAACACCTTACGTTTATGCAAAATCGGGTTCTTTTGGCAACAATTACTGTTTAAGTGGTTATTTAATTACAAAATCTAATAAAGTGTTAATTTTTAGCTTTATGAATAACCATTTCAAATCTTCAACAAATGCTGTAAGACAAGAAATTCAAACTGTATTAGAATTACTTAGAGACAATTACTAA
- a CDS encoding NAD(P)-dependent oxidoreductase, with protein sequence MKLGIIKERKNPPDRRVVLAPKQCKRLLKKYPKLSIKVESSDNRFFTDEDYVNQGISVVDDVSDCDVLLGVKEVPIEHLIPNKKYFFFSHTIKKQPYNRKLLQAILANNIEMHDHEVIVNEKEMRLVAFGRYAGIVGAYNGFRTYGLKYNTFQLPKAENLHDQLMLIHELKKIKLPNIKVVLTGKGRVGNGAKEMLKGMRMREVSVKEFLNETFSEPVFVQIDVLDYNKRKDGQTKNQQDFFDNPSVYESNFMRFAKVADMYIACHFFGNGSPYIYTREDAKDKAFNIKVVADISCDIDGPVASTIRPSTIADPIYGYNPITEKEVDFKDENAIAVMAVDNLPCELPKDASEGFGESFSKYVIPAFFNNDNHGVLERARMTQNGKLTERFNYLQDFVDGE encoded by the coding sequence ATGAAATTAGGAATTATAAAAGAACGTAAAAATCCGCCAGACAGACGCGTAGTTTTAGCACCAAAACAGTGTAAGCGATTGTTAAAAAAATACCCTAAACTTTCTATAAAAGTTGAAAGTTCTGATAATCGTTTTTTTACCGATGAAGATTATGTAAATCAGGGTATTAGCGTGGTGGATGATGTTTCGGATTGTGATGTTTTGTTAGGTGTAAAAGAAGTTCCAATAGAACATTTAATTCCTAATAAAAAGTATTTTTTCTTTTCTCATACCATAAAAAAACAACCCTATAATAGAAAATTATTGCAAGCCATTTTGGCAAATAATATTGAAATGCACGACCACGAAGTGATTGTAAATGAAAAAGAAATGCGTTTAGTTGCCTTTGGAAGGTATGCTGGAATTGTGGGGGCATACAATGGATTTAGAACTTACGGTTTAAAATATAACACATTTCAATTACCTAAGGCTGAAAACCTACATGATCAATTAATGCTTATTCACGAACTAAAAAAAATTAAATTACCTAATATTAAAGTGGTTTTAACAGGTAAAGGTAGAGTAGGAAATGGAGCAAAAGAAATGCTAAAGGGTATGCGTATGCGAGAAGTTTCTGTAAAAGAATTTTTAAATGAAACCTTTTCTGAACCAGTATTTGTTCAAATAGATGTGTTAGATTATAATAAACGAAAAGATGGACAAACAAAAAATCAACAAGATTTTTTTGACAATCCATCTGTGTACGAAAGTAATTTTATGCGTTTTGCAAAAGTTGCAGATATGTACATTGCTTGTCATTTTTTTGGAAATGGTTCGCCTTATATTTATACACGTGAAGATGCTAAAGATAAAGCATTCAATATAAAAGTTGTGGCAGATATTAGTTGTGATATTGATGGTCCTGTAGCATCAACCATTCGTCCTTCAACAATTGCTGATCCAATTTATGGTTACAATCCTATAACAGAAAAAGAAGTTGATTTTAAAGATGAAAATGCAATTGCAGTTATGGCAGTTGATAACTTACCTTGTGAGCTGCCTAAAGATGCTTCAGAAGGTTTTGGTGAAAGTTTTTCAAAATATGTAATACCAGCATTTTTTAATAACGATAATCATGGTGTTTTAGAAAGAGCTAGAATGACTCAAAATGGAAAATTAACGGAACGTTTTAATTATTTGCAAGATTTTGTTGATGGGGAATAA
- a CDS encoding M14 family metallopeptidase — MKLLFTSVTMLFFSIIFSQNDDFTSNLYKTYDSFKEESLTHRRIKYKDLQPLISKLKKESKYTVKKVGESIEGKDLNLISIGTGKTTVFLWSQMHGDEPTATQAIFDIFNFIDSDDFFDEKKELLSNLTLHFLPMLNPDGAEIYTRRNALGIDINRDALRLQSPEGRVLKKVRDSLDADFGFNLHDQSIYYNAERTDKTATISYLAPAYNYEKDINEVRANAMKIIVFMNTVIQKYAPGQVGRYNDDFEPRAFGDNIQKWGTSAILIESGGYKNDVEKQEIRKLNYVSILAAIYTIANGSYNDISIEDYEKIPQNDRKLLDLKIKGVTYNLLGKDYIIDIGINRAEVDNEDYSSFYNVGRVADQGDLSTFFGYETLDAENYSIEAGKVYPEVFKAIKDIEDLDIYKLLKDGYTYLKVENLPKDSRFVNKPIHLVNSAFKAPELKIKVGVNATFLLKKDAEIKYAVINGFLINLDDSETNFKNALIYK; from the coding sequence ATGAAATTACTTTTTACAAGTGTTACAATGCTTTTTTTTAGCATTATTTTTAGTCAGAATGACGATTTTACTTCAAATTTATATAAAACATATGATAGTTTTAAAGAAGAAAGTTTAACCCATAGAAGAATAAAATATAAAGATTTACAACCGTTAATTAGTAAGCTAAAAAAAGAATCTAAATACACCGTAAAAAAAGTAGGTGAGTCGATAGAAGGAAAAGATTTAAATTTAATTAGCATTGGTACAGGAAAAACAACAGTGTTTTTATGGTCTCAAATGCATGGAGATGAACCTACTGCAACACAGGCTATTTTTGATATTTTTAATTTTATTGATAGTGATGATTTTTTTGATGAAAAAAAAGAACTTCTAAGTAATTTAACACTTCATTTTTTACCAATGTTAAACCCTGATGGTGCTGAAATATATACCAGAAGAAATGCTTTGGGAATAGATATAAATAGAGATGCTTTACGATTACAGTCTCCAGAAGGTCGAGTGTTAAAAAAGGTTCGTGATAGTCTTGATGCAGATTTCGGTTTTAATTTACACGATCAAAGTATTTATTACAACGCCGAACGCACAGATAAAACAGCAACTATTTCTTATTTAGCACCTGCTTATAATTATGAGAAAGATATTAATGAAGTACGAGCAAATGCTATGAAAATTATCGTTTTTATGAATACTGTTATTCAAAAATATGCACCAGGGCAAGTAGGACGTTATAATGATGATTTTGAACCTAGAGCTTTTGGAGATAATATTCAAAAATGGGGGACAAGTGCTATTTTAATTGAATCTGGTGGGTATAAAAATGATGTTGAAAAACAAGAAATTAGAAAACTAAATTATGTGTCAATCTTAGCTGCAATTTATACAATAGCTAATGGAAGTTATAACGATATTTCAATTGAAGATTATGAAAAAATCCCTCAAAACGATCGAAAATTATTAGATTTAAAAATTAAAGGGGTAACCTATAATTTATTAGGGAAAGACTATATTATTGATATTGGAATTAATAGGGCAGAGGTTGATAATGAAGATTATTCAAGCTTTTATAATGTTGGCCGTGTAGCAGATCAGGGAGATTTATCAACATTTTTTGGCTATGAAACATTAGATGCTGAAAATTATAGTATTGAAGCAGGAAAAGTATATCCAGAAGTTTTTAAAGCTATAAAAGATATTGAAGATTTAGATATTTATAAGCTTTTAAAAGACGGTTATACCTATTTAAAAGTTGAAAATTTACCTAAAGACAGTAGATTTGTAAACAAACCAATTCATTTGGTTAATTCAGCTTTTAAAGCTCCTGAACTAAAAATTAAGGTAGGTGTAAATGCTACATTTTTATTAAAAAAAGATGCAGAAATTAAATATGCAGTTATCAATGGTTTTTTAATTAACCTTGACGATTCAGAAACTAATTTTAAAAACGCTCTTATTTATAAATAA
- a CDS encoding Na+/H+ antiporter NhaC family protein, with protein MDNYGFLSILPPIIAIILALRTKQVYVALLFGIWSSWLIMNDWNFIKGTIAAIEGMVNVFKSEGNTRTIMFSALVGALLLFIQYSRGVEGFVNKINILINYFEKKQSGYSRIIVQILALLTGIILFVETSISSLTVGTLYRPIFDKLKIPREKLAYIADSSSAPSSIIIPFNAWGAFIMGLLITQGIDNPFSMLISSIKYNFYPFIAIAIVIIIIISKKDFGPMAKAEKRTKETGKVLNENSKPMISETITSYKPKEGIKAKAYNMIIPLFTMVVMMPLNLAYTGWNNVEEYTSFFDHLSQAIGQGSGSSSVLYAVITAILVAMVLYKIQGIMKVDEMVDLTLKGVSELMPLALLMLFAFAISDACNQLGTGQFIANWSKEWLSPEFLPAIVFLISSFIAFSTGTSWGTFAIMIAIAIPMANIHEANVGLVIAATLGGGVFGDHCSPISDTTIISSMSSATDHIDHVKTQLPYALIGGMITTLLYLIMGIYFS; from the coding sequence ATGGATAATTACGGATTTCTATCAATTTTACCACCTATAATTGCAATTATACTTGCATTAAGAACAAAGCAAGTTTACGTTGCGTTACTTTTTGGAATATGGTCTTCATGGCTTATTATGAACGACTGGAATTTTATAAAAGGTACTATTGCGGCAATTGAAGGTATGGTTAACGTATTTAAATCTGAAGGAAATACCAGAACCATTATGTTTAGTGCACTAGTTGGAGCACTTTTACTATTTATTCAATACTCTAGAGGAGTTGAAGGTTTTGTAAATAAAATTAATATCCTAATTAATTATTTTGAAAAAAAACAAAGTGGTTACAGTAGAATTATTGTTCAAATTTTAGCCTTACTTACTGGTATTATTCTTTTTGTTGAAACCAGCATTAGCTCTTTAACCGTAGGTACACTTTACAGGCCAATTTTTGATAAATTGAAGATTCCAAGAGAAAAATTAGCTTATATAGCCGATTCTAGTTCTGCTCCTTCTTCAATTATAATACCTTTTAATGCTTGGGGAGCTTTTATTATGGGTTTATTAATTACACAAGGTATAGACAATCCGTTTTCTATGCTTATATCTTCAATTAAGTATAATTTTTATCCGTTTATAGCTATTGCAATAGTGATAATTATAATAATTTCTAAAAAAGATTTTGGTCCTATGGCCAAGGCTGAAAAAAGAACTAAAGAAACAGGAAAGGTTTTAAATGAAAATTCTAAGCCTATGATTTCTGAAACAATAACTTCATACAAACCAAAAGAAGGCATTAAAGCAAAAGCTTACAATATGATTATTCCACTATTTACTATGGTAGTAATGATGCCTCTAAACCTAGCTTATACCGGTTGGAATAATGTCGAAGAATACACTTCATTTTTTGACCATTTATCACAAGCTATTGGACAAGGTTCTGGATCATCATCTGTGTTATATGCTGTTATTACTGCCATACTAGTTGCTATGGTTTTATATAAAATACAAGGCATAATGAAGGTTGATGAAATGGTAGATTTAACATTAAAAGGTGTTAGTGAGTTAATGCCACTTGCCTTATTAATGCTTTTTGCTTTTGCCATAAGCGACGCTTGTAATCAATTAGGAACTGGACAATTTATAGCTAATTGGTCTAAAGAATGGCTATCTCCAGAATTTTTACCTGCAATTGTTTTCCTTATAAGTTCTTTTATTGCTTTTTCTACAGGAACTTCTTGGGGTACTTTTGCTATTATGATTGCCATTGCAATTCCAATGGCGAATATTCATGAAGCAAACGTAGGTCTTGTTATTGCTGCTACTTTAGGAGGTGGTGTTTTTGGAGATCATTGTTCTCCAATTTCCGACACCACAATTATTTCTTCTATGTCATCTGCAACAGACCATATAGACCATGTTAAAACACAATTACCTTATGCTTTAATTGGAGGTATGATTACCACCTTATTATACCTAATTATGGGTATATACTTTAGTTAA
- a CDS encoding DUF3820 family protein, translating into MGNNQQHELEKLANTMMPFGKFKGRYLIDLPEHYIVWYNNKGFPKGKLGDQLRLVYELKLNGLEDLVRKLKI; encoded by the coding sequence ATGGGGAATAATCAACAGCACGAATTGGAAAAATTGGCAAATACTATGATGCCTTTCGGAAAATTTAAAGGCAGATATTTAATAGATCTTCCTGAACATTATATAGTTTGGTATAATAATAAAGGGTTTCCAAAAGGAAAATTAGGTGATCAGTTGCGCTTAGTTTATGAATTAAAATTAAATGGATTGGAAGATTTGGTTAGAAAATTAAAAATTTAA
- a CDS encoding N-acetylmuramoyl-L-alanine amidase — translation MKHYYLLFTTMLFLSCSPNIEIVDKPVIFDEEREALTLQYLSERYGIDNGTTEITPKMVVLHWTSIPTLENTFKAFEKSTITSSRPDIKSSGNLNVSSQFVVDQDGTIYRLMPETKMARHVIGLNHCAIGIENVGGTKDTPLTDAQLKSNIKLVNYLASKYDIEYVIGHYEYTNFVDHELWLEKDDNYRTEKIDPGKEFVTNVRNGVKNLNLKPVPQK, via the coding sequence ATGAAACATTATTATTTACTTTTTACTACAATGCTATTTCTTTCGTGTTCACCTAACATAGAAATAGTAGATAAACCTGTTATTTTTGATGAAGAAAGAGAAGCTTTAACACTTCAATACTTATCAGAAAGGTATGGAATAGACAATGGTACAACAGAAATTACTCCAAAAATGGTTGTGCTACATTGGACTTCAATTCCTACCTTAGAAAATACTTTTAAAGCTTTTGAAAAAAGCACAATAACTAGCAGTAGACCCGATATTAAAAGTTCTGGAAATTTAAATGTTTCTTCGCAATTTGTAGTAGATCAAGATGGAACAATTTACAGATTAATGCCAGAGACTAAAATGGCAAGACATGTAATTGGGCTTAATCATTGTGCTATAGGCATAGAAAATGTTGGTGGAACAAAAGATACTCCATTAACCGATGCGCAATTAAAATCTAATATTAAATTAGTAAACTATTTGGCTTCTAAATATGATATTGAATATGTAATTGGCCATTACGAATACACTAATTTTGTAGACCATGAACTTTGGTTAGAGAAAGATGATAATTACAGAACTGAAAAAATAGATCCAGGAAAAGAATTTGTAACCAATGTTAGAAATGGTGTTAAAAATCTGAATTTAAAACCTGTTCCTCAAAAATAA